The following is a genomic window from Synechococcus sp. JA-2-3B'a(2-13).
GGCGGCCATCCGTGCCGGCAAAGACATTGCCCTGGCCAACAAAGAAACCCTGGTGGCAGGGGGGCCGGTGGTGCTGCCCCTGGTGCGCGAGTACGGGGTGAACCTGATCCCCGTCGATTCTGAGCATTCGGCCATTTTCCAATGTTTGCAGGGGGTGCCGGCGGGATCCCTGCGAAGAATCCTGTTGACTGCCTCGGGTGGCGCCTTTCGGGATTGGCCTGCCGAAAAATTGGATCAGGTCACCCTGGCCGATGCCCTCAAGCATCCCAATTGGGTGATGGGGCGCAAAATCACCATCGACTCGGCTACCCTAATGAACAAGGGCCTGGAGGTGATCGAGGCCCACTGGCTCTTCGGCCTGGACTACGACCACATCGACATCCTCATCCACCCGCAGAGCATTGTCCACTCCCTGATCGAGCTGGCCGATACCTCGGTTCTGGCCCAGTTGGGCTGGCCGGACATGCACCTGCCCATCCTCTACGGCCTCAGTTGGCCGGAACGCCTGGCCACCCCCTGGGATCCCCTCGATTTGGTCAAGCTGGGATCCCTCACCTTTAAGGCTCCGGATCACCGCAAGTATCCTTGCATGGAGTTGGCCTATGCCGCCGGGCGGAGGGGGGGGACGCTGCCGGCAGTGTTGAATGCAGCCAACGAAGCGGCGGTAGCCCTGTTCTTGCAGGAGCGCATCCGTTTTTTGGATATTCCCCGTCTCTTGGAGCGGGTTTGTGAGCGGCATCAAGTCATTGCCGATCCCAGCCTGGAGGACATTTTGCAGGCAGATGCCTGGGCACGGCGGGAAACGGCGCAACTGGCCCAGCAAGCCCCGGCTCAGGTTCTGGCCTGATCCCTACCGGGGGGATCCGGCTGAACGCTAGAGTGGAAGAGGATGCAGGGAGCAAGTGAGTGACCGGATCCCATCTCCGACAATTGGCCCATTATCTGCGCCCCTATCGACGACAGGTGGGGTTGGGCATTGGATCCCTGCTCCTGGTCAATGGCCTGGGGGTGTTCCTGCCCTGGTACGTCAAGCTGGTCATCGATGACCTGAGCCAGAACCTGGCCACTTTGTCGGCCCGGCGCATTGCCCTTTACGCCCTAACGGTGCTGGTCGTCTCCAGCCTGATGATGGGCATTCGCATTGCCTCGCGGGTGTGGATGTTTGGGGTGGGACGGCAGGTGGAGTTTCACCTCAAGCAAGCCATCTTCGAGCATTTGCTCACCCTGCAGCCTTCCTACTTTGCCCAGCAGACCATCGGGGACATTCTCACCTGCATCACCAGCGATGTGGAAAACATCCGCCGCCTGTTGGGGTTCGCCCTACTCAATTTGGCCAACACGATCTTTGCCTATGCCACCACCTTGCCCGCCATGTTTGGCATCGAGCCCCGTCTGAGCACCTTGGCGCTGTCGGTGTTTCCGGTGATGTTGGTGCTGGTGAAGTTGAGCAGCAACCGCCTGCAGCAGGAGCAGCTCCAGGTGCAGCAGGAGTTGGCGGATCTGAGCGATCTCATTCAAGAGGACCTGAACGGCATTGCCCTGATCAAGGTGTACAGCCAGGAACAGCACGAGCAGCGGGAGTTTCGCCGCCAGAACCAGCGGCTGCTGCAGGCCAATTTGCGCTTGGCCCTCACTCGCAACTTGCTTTTCCCTTCTTTGGTGGCGCTGGTCAGCCTCAGTTTGTTGCTACTGCTGGCGGTGGGGGGGCCGCAGATTGCGGCAGGGACGCTGACCATCGGGGATTTTTCGGCCCTCACCCTCTACGTGGAACGGTTGGTATTTCCCACCGCCCTGCTGGGCTTCACCATCACGGCCTACCAGCGGGGGCAGGTCAGCTTGGAGCGGATCGATGCTCTGTTGGGGGTAGAACCCACCATCCGAGACGCCCCAGGCGCTTTGCCGTTGTCTCTGGAGAGGGTGCAGGGTCGCCTCGAGGCCAGAGGTCTCGCGTTTGCCTTCGCCGGCCCTGCGGCAGCTCCGGCTCTAGAGGATTTGCACTTTTGCATAGAACCGGGCCAGATGGTGGCGGTGGTGGGGCCGATTGGGGCGGGCAAGTCCACTCTGGCCAATGCCCTTCTTCGGCTGCTGGAGATCCAGCCGGGGCAACTGTTTTTGGATGGGCAGGATATCACCCAGATTCAACTGGGATCCCTGCGCCGGGCCATTGCCTATGTGCCCCAGGAGAGCTTCCTGTTCAGCGCCACGGTCCGGGATAACATTCGCTACGGCAAGCCGGATGCCGAAGATTGGGAGGTGGAATGGGCTGCCAAAGCCGCCCACATCCACGCCGAGATCCTCAACTTTCCCAAGGGCTACGACACTCTGGTGGGAGAGCGGGGCATTACCCTCTCCGGTGGCCAGCGACAGCGGGTGGCCTTGGCTCGGGCTTTACTGGTGGATGCTCCCATCTTGATCCTGGATGACTCTCTCTCCAGCGTGGACAATCAGACGGCTCAGGCCATTCTTCGCCATCTGCGTCGGGTCACGGCCCAGAAAACGGTGATCTTCATCACCCATCGCCTTACGGCTGCGGTGGAGGCCGATCAGATTTGGGTGATGGACCAGGGCCGCCTTGTGCAGAAGGGATCCCATGCCGAATTGCTGGCGGACGAGAAGGGCCTCTACGCTTCTCTGTGGGCCAAGCAAAAGCTGGAGGAAGCCCTGGCCTAATTTGACGGCGGCAATCCCTGGCCGCTACCCTAACCGGCAAAGCTGTGGGGAGTGGCAACGATGGAAACTGCTGGGATCACTTTGTCCAAATTGCTCCACCAAGCTGGGATCCAGCCTCAATTGGCCCAGGGATCCCTGGAGGGGGTGCAGGTCTGGGGCCTCTGTGCCGACTCTCGCCAGGTACAGCCGGGGGATCTCTTCTTGGGGATGCCGGGATCCCGCGTGGATGGAGGTAGCTTCGTGGCCCAAGCCCTGGCGGCAGGGGCAGTGGCCGCCCTGATCTCCCAGGAGGCGTGGGAGAGCGTCAGCGGAGAGGCTGGATGGGGAAGTCAGCCCGTCCTGGTTTTGCCTCGCGCCAGCCTGAACAGGGCCGTGGCCCAGGTGGCGGCAGCTTTCTATGGGTTTCCCGCCCGCCAACTGACCTTGGTGGGGGTGACGGGCACCAATGGCAAAACCACCACCACCCACTTAATCGAACATTTGGTGCAAGCTGCCGGCCGCTCCGCGGCTTTGCTGGGCACTCTGTACAACCGCTGGCCTGGCTATAGCGAAGTGGCCTCCCACACCACCCTTTTTCCGCCTGAACTGCAGCGCAGCCTCAGGGAAGCCCAGAGAGCCGGGGCGGAGGTGGCGGTGATGGAGGTGAGCTCCCATGCTCTCGCTCAAGATCGGGTGTGGGGATGTTCCTTTGCCGCTGCCGTCTGGACCAACCTTACCCAGGATCACCTGGATTTCCACGGCAGCATGGAGAACTACTGGCAGGCCAAGGCCACCCTCTTCCGACAGGAGTATCTCCAAGGGCGGGCGGTGATCAACGCCGACGATGCTGGGGGACGGCGGCTCTTGCAAGCCATTCGGCCCGATCTGCAGCCCTGGGCCTACTCGCTGCAGCCCCTGCAGGGGATCCCCGGCCTCTGGCCCAGCAACGTTCAATTGCACCCCAGCGGCTTACAGGCGACGCTCCACACCCCCTCTGGCGCCTTTGCCGTGGCAGCCCCCCTGGTGGGATCCTTCAACCTGGCCAACCTGCTGGCGGCGGTGGGGGTAGCCCTGCACTTGGGGATCCCTGTCGAGATCATCCAGTCGGCCCTGCCCCACTTTCCGGGCGTACCGGGGCGGATGGAGCGGGTGACCCTGCCGGGGCAGGATATCGCGGTGATTGTGGACTATGCCCACACCCCCGACGGGCTGGAAAACCTGCTCAAGGCCCTGCGCTCCCAGGTGCAAGGTCAGCTTATCTGTGTCTTTGGCTGTGGGGGGGATCGGGATCGGGGCAAACGACCGCAGATGGGCCGCATTGCCGCCACCTGGGCCGATCAGGTGATTGTTACTTCCGACAACCCCCGCACCGAAGATCCCCAGCAGATCCTGCGGGATATTCTGGCCGGGATCCCTGGATCCCCCAGGGCGGTGGAGGTGGATCGGCGGCAGGCCATTCGCCTGGCCATCCTCGCAGCCCAGCCAGGGGATACGGTGGTCATTGCCGGCAAAGGCCATGAGGACTACCAGATCCTGGGCACCGAGAAGATTCACTTCGACGACCGAGAAGAAGCCCGCGCTGCCCTGGCCCTGAGGGAAAAAAGCCGGGGGTGAGGCTAACGGGAGCGGTGCTGCAGCATCAGCTCCACGAACTCGCGGAAGAGGTGATCGGCGTCGTGGGGGCCGGGGCTGGCTTCCGGGTGATACTGCACGGAAAACAGGGGCAGGTGACGGTGGCGGATCCCGGCCACGGTACGGTCATTCAAGTTGAGGTAGGTGATTACCACCCCATCGGCAGGGATCGAGTCGGCATCCACCGCAAACCCGTGGTTCTGGCTGGTGATCTCCACTTGCTTGTCCAGCCCACAGGGATGGTTGAGGCCGCGGTGGCCAAACTTGAGCTTGTAGGTGGATCCCCCTAGGGCCAAGCTGAGGATCTGATGGCCCAGGCAAATCCCAAATAGGGGCTTCCCGGTTTGCAGCAGAGCTTGGGTGGTGCGGATGGCCGTGGTCTCTGCCGCCGGATCCCCTGGCCCATTGGAGAGGAAGATCCCATCGGGGTTGTAACTCAAAATCTGCTCCGGGCTGGCATTGGCCGGCAACACCATCACCCGACAGCCATAGCGGGTGAGGCGGCGCAGAATGTTGCGCTTAACGCCGAAATCCAAGGCCACCACCCGCAGGGGCGGCTCCGGGATCGGGATCCCTTGGCTGCGCCCATAGTCCCAGTCGGCGGGGGTAGGTTCCAGCCACTCGTAGGGTTGAGGAGTAGTAACTTCCGCCACCAAGCTCAACCCCTGCATGGAAGGGGCCTGGCGCACCCGCTCCAACAAAACCTGGGGATCCAAAGTCTCCGTGGAAAGGGCCCCGTTCATCACCCCCTGGGAGCGCAGCCGCCGTGCCAAAGCCCGCGTATCTACCCCAGCAATGGCCGGGATCCCATGCTGTTGCAGATAGTGGGGAAGGGTGGAAGTAGCCCGCCAGGAGCTGGCCAAGCGCGATACATTGCGGGCAATCACCCCCGCGACTTGGGGCCGAGCCGATTCTTCGTCCAGCTCATTGACTCCGGTGTTTCCCAGCTCCGGACAGGTGAAGGTAACCATCTGCCCCCGGTAGCTAGGATCGGTGATCACCTCCTGGTAGCCGGTCATGCCCGTGTTAAACACCACCTCGCCCACCGCCGTGCCCGGCGCCCCAAAAGACCAACCGGCAAAGGAAGTGCCATCCGCCAGCACCAGCAAAGCAGGCTGACGAGTTTGCCAAGGGAAAGTTTTTTCCTGAGGGATCAGGGAAGGAGAAGCCATGCTCCACCCAAAAACATCGGCCTGACCATCCTACCCTCTTTCAAGAAGGTTGCAAGCCTGGCTAGTCTTCTGCATCTGTTCTACTTGCACAAGCCGGGTCGTTGTCCTTGCGGATGGTGCCTATCAAGGTGCTCACCACCACGCAGCGGTTTTCGCCCTGGGAGTAGGTGCTGCTAACTACAAAGCGACCCAGTTGACGGGCGCGGCCATCGGATTCAAAAACTGCCCCCCCGTTGGCGAAGGTGGGGGCGTTCTCTATAACCTCAACCTCCACTGACTGCATAACCTCCACTGACCGCTCTGGTATGGCAATTAAAGTTGACCGCTCTGGTATGGCAATTAAAGTGGATGTCACTTCATCAGGGCTGCTGACCACAAAGCGATCCAGTTGACGGGCGCGGCCATCGGATTCAAAAACTGGCCTCCCGTTGGCGAAGGTGGGGGCTTTCTCTATAACCTCAACCTCCACTGACCGCATAACCTCCACTGACCGCTCTGGTATGGCAATTAAAGTTGACCGCTCTGGTATGGCAATTAAAGTGGATGTCACTTCATCAGGGAAGATACTGTTGACGGTTACAAAATTATTCAGGCGCACCCGCTGACAGGGGGTGGGTTCATCGCAAAGGCCCTGCTCATCTTGAATAACCAGAGTCGGTACATTCGGCTCCGAATTGTCCACCCTCACCACCCAAGCTCGGCCCAAGAGAGAAGCCCTGGCATTGGTGCGGGCGGTGCGCAAAGCCCGCTCCACCTTGTTTTGCGCATCATCAAGCTGGATCCGCGCCCAGATATTGATCCCAGAGGGAACGGCTAGCGCGGCCAAGATGCCGATGATGACGGTGACCGCTAAGAGTTCTACCAGGGTAAAGCCCTTCATCTGGGCAGGTGCAATCCGTCTGAATCTGCTCGTCGAGGCCAACATAGGTAGGAATCCTCCTTCGGGGCAAGTCACATAGGCTTGACTAGGCTTGACGATTAAACACACCACGGGCCAACACCTGAGTTTGCATTGTCGTCAGATACCGCGACACCTGCTCCGCATCAACGCTGGTGGCATTTCGGATGTAGCGACGGAAAAGGCCAGGGTTGGCCCGCTCCATGGCCGTGGCGGTGATGTTGATGATCACATCCTGCGGTCGGTCAGCGCCGACGCTTTGCCGCACGCAGACATGGAAGCCCACGTCGTTTTGGTTATCTCCCAGCCCTGGGAAGGTGACGCCGTTGGGCTTGCCGCCACCAAAAGCATAGCCCTGCGGGCAAGCGGGTGCAACCTGCGGGCTGCCCTGCCGGCTGCTAAAGATATTGGAGACCAGAGTTACAAGACGAGGGCCTCGATTGCCTGCCGCGGCAATGGGTTCCTGGGGTGTCCCCCTCTGCTCGAGATCTTGAAGATCCTTCTCAGCGGGCCAGTCAAGGAAGCCTTGCCGATATGGATCGGGATCAACCCTGAAGAATGGGCTGCGCTCAATGCATGTATCATTAAAAGGTTGCAACTCAAACCTAGCAATGCGCGCGTTGCCCTCCCAGGGGGTGTTGCCGTCTGGGTTACCGGCGTTGTTGTAGTTACGTTGCAAGTAGTACACAACCAAGGTATAGATGTTGCGGCGGCTGCGGATGTTATCCCAGTCAGCTTCGGAAATACCCGTAGGTCTCTCCTTCAAAGTTACTCGGCCTTCTCGAATTTGTTGCAAGGTCGGAGGGCCTTGATAGCAATCGCGTGGGATCGGATTCAGCTTCCAAAAAGCGACAACCGGAACGGCACCATTGGGGCGGCGAATCCAGCCGGGGGTGTAAAGCCTTTGGATGAGATCTGGCGTTCCGTCTCCGTTGGGCTGTTCCGCATCGTTGTAGATGTAAAGCGCCTCTGCCAGATCCTGCTGGATATACTGCATGGCCTGGGTCAGCTCTGCCTGCACCTGGGTGCGCCCTGTCTCTTCCCGATCCACCCGCATGGTTTCAATGACGATCATGCCCGTGGCCAACAGAAAGATCGAGGCTACCACCAGCGACACCAAAAGCTCGATGAGGGTAAACCCCGCACTCTGGTAAACCCTGTGGCGAAAAACCTTGAACATAGGAAAACACCACCTTTTTGTGAGCCTGCAGGAGGAGCTTACCCGTCGCTTCAAAGCGAGGTAGGGCTTGGGCTGGGCAGCGGGAAGGCATTGCAGTTGTTGGTCGGGATCCCACCCCTAGCTTGAACATCGGCCAAAATGGCCCGGCAAACATCCCCCAAATTGGCAGCCAGGTTGACTTCCACAATCGAGCTGGCCATGGGAAAGAGCCACACATCGGCATTGGCCAAGTTCTGATTGGCGGAGACCGTCTCAATGCCCAGGCCAGGAAGAGCTTGCCGAGTGTTTGGGTTAAAGGAAAAGCGATGGTAGACCCTGACTCCCATCATAAAGCTGCAGGGCACCCCTGGGATGACGGTGTTGTTGCGTCGGTCAATGCATTCCCCGCCCCTATCCCGAAAGGTTTGGATGACATAGACCTCGGGGTTTCGCCCCGGCAACCGCACTTCGGCCAGGCGAATGGAGTAGTTGGGGCCGGGGTTGTCCATATCAGCAGGAGGCGGGGTATTGGCCAAGGGGCTTGCTCCAATCCTGGGCAGACGAGCCAACTGAGCCGGGTTCTGGAAAGCAGCTGGGTTGGCGGCCAGTTCCAGGTCAACCAGAGTGCGAATGCGATCCACCTCAGCCCGGGCCAGTTGATTGGCCACTTCTATCCGCTCCGTCATGGCCCGCCGGTAGGCGATCAGGGTGAGAGCAGGAGCAAGAGCGGCCATAGCCAAAGCCACAATGACCACCGAGGCCAAGACCTCAATGAGCGTGAAGCCTTCTGCTTCCAATTGCTGCCGCAAAAGCCGCCACTTTTTCATATCCCCTCCAGCGCTCGCCCAGATCTGCCTACCTTGAATCTACCCCTGGCATGGGAAGTCAATATCAGTTGAATTCGTTGCAGCCTCCAATCCGAGCAGCCGCCTGCAGGGGCACATCTGGCTGAGCTTGCAGCCCGCAGCGCAGCCGCCGCACATACGGATCCTGAGGATCCAACTCCCGCAAGAACTCAGTGCGGGCATTGGAGGGGAATTGGAAGCGAGCCGACACCGCGCTGGGACGACGGGCAATTTGCAGGCCCACATCGTAGCCGAAGCGGCGATTGGGCGGGAAGTAGTAGTCGAAGCCGCGCGTGAGGGCCGAGCCCGTAACCAAGTTGGGCGGCTCAAAGCTCTGCTGCAGGAAGGGGCCGGTGGCATAGGTGCTGTAGTTGAGCTGGATCATCGAGCCGCTGAAGAAGAGGTTGGTATTTCTCCACAGCTCGTTGAGACGCAGGAAGTTGTGCATGCCGCCGGCAGTTTGGTCTAGCCGCGAGGGCAGGGTGCCGCTGATGGCAGTGGCATTCACCCGCGTTTCCCTGGCCGGCTGCAGCTGCCGGTTTTGGCTGCCATCGTCGTTGCGGCGGCGCTGGTTCACATCGGTTGAGGCCAGCTCCTGGAAGCGGGGAATGGGAATGGGCCGACGGGTCACCTCATCTAGGATCACCCCCAGCACCGGGTTTTCGCCGGCAAAGCCAGTGGGAGCCTTGTTCAGGTCCAGGGTGAACGGCTCCACATCCACCCAAGCAAAAGCGGCGGTATCGCTGGGGAAATCGCTGTCGGTCATTGTGGAACCGTTGCGATCAATCTGGATTTGAACCCTCTTGGTGCCCGAGTCGGAGCCCACCCTGACGTAGAAGCACAGGCCATTGCGGATATCTTCGCTCCCCTTGGTGTCAATGTAGTAACCGCCAAGATAGTTGGAGCTTGGGGAGTAGTTCTGAGTGTCACCTTCGTTTACCCAAGCATAGGGGTTCAACGCCATCTGGGGCTGAACCAGCAGTTTATTGGGATTGGCAGGATCCTTCTCCGCAAACAGCGGATCCCGATCCAGTACAACATCCCAAGGCTCGTTGGAGTCGCGAACGCGGTTGTCGTTTTTGTCCCAGAAGTTCAGTTGGCCGTCTCCGTTCCAGTCTTTGATGCGCAACGTGCTGGGGCGGCTGTCACCGGTGTAGGCGGTGTACTTGAAGGTGGTGTTGAAGTTGGGGCGAAACACTCCGGGCACCCAGAAGCCGCCTTTGGAATCTGGGCCTTCCTCCTCCGAGGGGCAGCCCACCGTCAGATCTTCCCTAAGTAATTTGCGCCTCAGCGCTCGGGCCCAGAGGTCGGTTCCCTTTATAAACGGGTCTTCTAGAGCCTCTCCCTTGATAGCCGGGCGGATGCCGGGCTCGCGGTTGGGTTGAGAAACGATCTCGGAGAGAACGCCACCTCTCACCAAGCCCTCGCGGGCAGCATAGGCCGGTTCGCCAAACATCCAATTGAAGGCCGCCTGCAGAGCCTCGGCAGGGTTGGGCCACTTGGGTGGCTTGGGCACCCCGGCTTTCACCTCCAGCACCGGGGAAAGCTCCGGCTGCAGAGCAATGGTTACGCCCTCGGCAGGAGCCGCAGCCACCGTATTCACGCTGATGGTCTCCGGCTCCGGATCGGCCTCGACTGCCTGAATGGGGCGCAGCTCCACCGTGTTGGGCTTGGCCGCCATCCACTCGCCCAAGGGGCTCTTGGAGGGCGTTTCTGGGGCAAAGGTGCTGGGCCCGCAGGGACGCCCTCGACAGGTCAAACTTTGGGTCTTCGTTGCATTGGGCGAGCAGGTGGGGCTGCTGGTGCTGTCGATGAGGGTGCCCGTCTGGGTTTGGGTAAAGGTTTTGGTTGTGCCGCAGGCGATCTGGTTGATGACCTCATCGCAACTGGCCGGTGACCAAGGGCCCCAGTTGTAGTTGCAGGTCTGCGGGCAAGGAAATGTCCGGGTTTCTGTAGAAGTAGTGGTTCCGCAGCTTGAGGTGCAGGTCACGGTGCGGCTCTGAGTTATTGTCTGGCCGCCGTTGGCCACCGTACACTGAGGAGTCCAGCCTGTGTCGGTGCAGGTAGCCCCCGGAGGCTGGCAGGTAAAGGCTCGGGTTTCTTTTTCGGTGAAGGGGCTTTGGCTGGTACAGAGCGGGGTTACTGTGCGGGTGCGGGTTTGGGTGATGCTGGTGCCGCTACACTGCTGCTGCTCGGTACACTGAGGCGTCCAATCTGACCAAGGCCCGTAGTTGTACTGAGGGTAGCAGATGATCGTCCGAGTTTCCGACGGCGGAGTGCCAGGGCAACCGGCAGGCAAGGTGGCAGTTCTGGTTTGTTTAATAGTGGTTTGCTGACAGATGTTGGTCGGACACGCAGGAGTCCAGTCTTTCCAGATGGGATCGCAATTGAGGGGTTCTGCGCAGTACTGCTGGTTGGGTGCCGGAGGTTTAGTCTGATCCGGCTGGCAAGGTTGGTTGACCGGCTTCAGCGGCTTCAGGTAGCGAAGGTCATAGTTTTCCAGCGGCTGCCCATCTCCCTGGGTTGTAAAGCGGACGAAGGCATTGCCCATGTTCTCGTAGGCCTGAATCTCCACCAGGTAGGGAGAAGGCCGAGTGTAGTCGGTAACGCACTGCAGCTCCAGCCGGAAACTCACCTGGTTATTGCCGCCATCCCACCACGCCTCGACGCCAACAGCCTCATCCTCCGACAGCTCTTCTAGACGAGTGCCCGCATTGCGATAGAAGCCTCTAAAAGCTGGCTCTTCCTCATCTGGGTTAGGAGTGTAGTTGGGGTTTCTGCGGATGATGAGTCGGCCCCCATCGTCGGTGTTGAGGTTGTAGGTGGCAACACCCGGCCAACGGGGATACAGCTCCCCTACCCAGCGCACCACGAAAAAGTCGTTGCCCCAGTTGTTGCCACTTCCCCATGATCCTTCTCTGCGCCGCCAGCAGGAGCGCCAGAAGCCTATGTTGCCCCTGTCTATGTCTGGAGCATCAGCGGGAAGTTGAGGCGGATCCATATCCGGCTCACTGCATCTTGGCATCCACAAAAAGTCAGCCTTGGGAAGAGGAAGAGTGTGTTGAGTATTCGGAGGAAGAGTGGGTTGAGTATTCCACAAAGGCCAGCCGTCCCAGCCAAAGGGCCAGAGGAAGGGGGAGTTGGTGCTCGGATAATTCTGGTTGGCAAACAGGTAGTAGAACCCACCCCAAACCGGCAGATTGGTACCGCTGACCCAGCGGGCAAAACTATCTGGCTGCCAGCCGGAAACCTGGCCATCTTTATCTGTTTCCAAAGCGTCCCGAATGCAGGCCCACCACCGTGAGGCTCGCTCGTCGTATGGAGTGTTCCAATCACCTGAGGGATCGCACTTTGGTCCTCCCTGGTCTTCTTCTCTCATGAAGGATTCATTTGGAACGCCAAGCCTCCAATGCTGAACAGGATAGGTTGGATCCGGCCAGCGCACCGCCCGCAGGTAGGGCAGGTTAGCATCTGGAGCCCTCAGAAGCTCAGAGACTTCAACGCCGGTGTCCCCAAACCCTGTGTCGCGGTTGTACTGGTTCTGCGGGCTGGTTATCCAGCCGTTGTAGTACTCGGCCAACAGGCCACCGCCTCCTTCCATTTCAGGCGGTCGGCAAGGCTGGAGGGAAGCTATCAGCAGCCAGCGGGAGGTGTCCAGCACCGGGTTGCCCAAAGCCGAAATGCGGGTGCCAAAGTTGGCATAGCCCGCATCGGGTGCGCGCAAGAGCCGCACTTCTGGCACGCCAAGCCCTGCTGTCCTGTCAGCGTTATTTGAGCTCGGGTCGGCACTGTCGCGGCGGGCAAAGATGGTGTCGCGGGCGAAGACCTCCGGCCAGCCTGGCCGCCGCACGTGGTTGCCCAAATTCTGCGCCCCGTTGGTGTTGTCGAAGCGGAGGACACCAGCACCAGGTTTGTTGGGATCCGGAGCCGGCCAGTTGTTGCCTCGGATCACCAGCGCTTGGTTGAGGAAGGAGGTGTTGGCTCCTAGGTTTGGCCCGCTGCAGCCGTAGTGTTCGTTGCGGCGAGGAGCAGAGGCCCGCGCTGGGCTACCCTGGTAGTTACGATCGGCTACAAAACTAGTGCCACCGCCGTTGAGCGTAGCATCCTGCACAAAGCCGTCGTCGATGCTGCCATCGCAGAAATCGGCAGAGAGGATGTTCACCGAGTCGCCCAACACGTCGCTAGGCCGCCAGAGATCCTGCGCCGCCCGGGCAAAGCGCCGATCTTCATTGGCCCGCAGCCGCCCGTAGAAGTTGCTGTAGAGGCCGTCTGCTCCGAAATTGAGGAGAGTTGTGAACTCCTCCAGCCGCTGCCCGTTCCTCGTCCGGTGCAGGTTAAAGTCCCCCTGGATATAGACGGGGTTGTCGGAAACGAAGGAGAGGCCAAAAATCGCGTCATCAGGGTTGAACCCGCCGCGGGCCAGCACCGCCCCGTTGCGCAGCCGGAAGCCGTAGGGCCGCCGATCCGGATCGGCATAGTAGTCCACCGGTTTGGGGCTGAGTCCACCCGGATTGGAAACAGGGGGATCCCAGACCGTTTGGCCGTTGGCCGTGCCGCGACCTGGCTGACCGGCGTTCATAATACCGGCGCTGCCCAAGTCACCGCGGGCATTTCCGTTGCGCCAGTTGGTCAGGTAAGTGCTAAAGGTGCCCAAGGGTGGGCGGGCAATGGCATCTTCCCGCACGGCATCTTCCCGGAAGGCGTAGAAAATCCCCCCTTCTCGGTTCTCGCCAATGCCGGCAGGCAGCCAAGTGTCTCCGTTAATCAACCCCCTGGCCTGTCCGTTGACGTTGTTGGTCAGCAGGGCCAGGTCGATGTTGAGGGCCCGCACCGCCATTGCCTCGCGGCCATCGTAAAAGACGGAATCTTTGAAGGGCACGCGATGACACTGGTTACCAACCCGAATCAGCTCAAACTGGTTGCTGTTGGGGCCAGCAGTGTTATTGGGGCAGTTGGCAGTGGCACGGGGCAAAGTCCACTGGTCAATGGTGGCCCGGGGCCTCAGCCTCATGGATTCCAGATCCACCACGGCTTGATAGGTTACTGGCCCCTGTAGGAAGGGGTAGGCCTGCCTCCGCTCATCTTCAAGGGGATCGTTGGGGTTGGGGGGCACGCTGTGGTGGAAGGTCTGCAGAGGGAAAATGTAGCGCAGCGGCAGATAAAACCGGTTGGCTGCCTCTCGGTTCCCAGCTCGGCTGGCTTGGATGTCATCCCGGAGGATTTCGGCTATGGGATTGCTGGCAGTGGCAGCCGCCTCAATGCGCAGGATGTTGTCGGCCAGCATGCCCAACATGCAGCCTGCCGTTTGCAGGGTGGTTTGGTCAGCTAGGCTCAGTTGGTCAACA
Proteins encoded in this region:
- a CDS encoding PulJ/GspJ family protein, which encodes MFKVFRHRVYQSAGFTLIELLVSLVVASIFLLATGMIVIETMRVDREETGRTQVQAELTQAMQYIQQDLAEALYIYNDAEQPNGDGTPDLIQRLYTPGWIRRPNGAVPVVAFWKLNPIPRDCYQGPPTLQQIREGRVTLKERPTGISEADWDNIRSRRNIYTLVVYYLQRNYNNAGNPDGNTPWEGNARIARFELQPFNDTCIERSPFFRVDPDPYRQGFLDWPAEKDLQDLEQRGTPQEPIAAAGNRGPRLVTLVSNIFSSRQGSPQVAPACPQGYAFGGGKPNGVTFPGLGDNQNDVGFHVCVRQSVGADRPQDVIINITATAMERANPGLFRRYIRNATSVDAEQVSRYLTTMQTQVLARGVFNRQA
- a CDS encoding pilus assembly FimT family protein translates to MLASTSRFRRIAPAQMKGFTLVELLAVTVIIGILAALAVPSGINIWARIQLDDAQNKVERALRTARTNARASLLGRAWVVRVDNSEPNVPTLVIQDEQGLCDEPTPCQRVRLNNFVTVNSIFPDEVTSTLIAIPERSTLIAIPERSVEVMRSVEVEVIEKAPTFANGRPVFESDGRARQLDRFVVSSPDEVTSTLIAIPERSTLIAIPERSVEVMQSVEVEVIENAPTFANGGAVFESDGRARQLGRFVVSSTYSQGENRCVVVSTLIGTIRKDNDPACASRTDAED
- a CDS encoding prepilin-type N-terminal cleavage/methylation domain-containing protein is translated as MKKWRLLRQQLEAEGFTLIEVLASVVIVALAMAALAPALTLIAYRRAMTERIEVANQLARAEVDRIRTLVDLELAANPAAFQNPAQLARLPRIGASPLANTPPPADMDNPGPNYSIRLAEVRLPGRNPEVYVIQTFRDRGGECIDRRNNTVIPGVPCSFMMGVRVYHRFSFNPNTRQALPGLGIETVSANQNLANADVWLFPMASSIVEVNLAANLGDVCRAILADVQARGGIPTNNCNAFPLPSPSPTSL